Part of the uncultured Anaeromusa sp. genome is shown below.
TTCCACAAGAGGCCGTATATTGCGTTCCAGGAAATCATGACGTGGATCAGAGTATTCCGACCAAATCCGCTATCATCAAAACAATACAAGATAAAATAGCAGAAGCAAAGACGCAGGTTGAAATTGATAGAATTCTTACAAAGTATAGTAGAGATACTGAATTCAATAATCTTCTTTATGCGCCTATCAAATGCTATAATACCGAATTTGCGGGGAAATTCAAATGCTATATAACTCCTGAAAAACCAACCTGGGAGTTTGATTTTGAAATAGGAGAAAAATATACACTCCGATTATTCGGATTGAACTCAACAGTGATTTCAAATGCGGATGATCATGCCTCAGATGTAATCGGGGATAGACCTATGGTAATCGGTCAATATCAAATTCCTAGCAGAACGGATAATGGAATATACCTTACTCTATGCCATCATCCTCCCGAATGTTGGCAAGATCCTGGTAACTACTTAAAACATAGAATGGATTCACGAATTCAGATTCAACTTTATGGACATAAACACATTCAAACTATACAAAAAACAGAAGAAACATTAATCATTTGTAGTGGCGCGACTCACCCTACCAGGGGGGGAGAATATTGGAACCCACGCTATAATTGGATTTTGTTAGAGGTAATGACTAGTCAGGGAGCTGATTTTCTAAACGTCAGGGTATTTCCCCGCGTTTTAGACGATAAAGGAGATCGCTTTGTGGCAGACATAGAATTATGTCAAAATAAAGTATATGTCGAATATCAGATTCCATTACCTTCAGAGAGCGATGAGTTGTTTAAGAAGTCAAGCGCTTTAAAAGCTCCCCCCCAAGAACCGTCAAAGGAAGTTGATATTAAGTCTTTAACTTATACATTTTTGAGTTTGCCCTATGTGACTCGAGATAAAATTATAGCTAAACTTTTTTTGGGTAGGGAAGAAGATGAAGGTTTTAAGCACGTTGAAATAATCGATACCCTCTTAAAAAGAGCAGAAAAAAAAGGTTGTATTCAGCAATTAAGGGAAGAAATTGAGAATTCTAGAAAGTAAAGGAGTGCTTACTATGCATAGCAATTTTAATGATTGGTTCCTGGAAGCAAGCATTACACTTCGAGATGACCAACTAAAAAACAGATGGGAGGGTGTCGAAGAAATATCAAAAAAAGCAACTAAGGATGATATTATCAATCTTGTAAAAATATTCTACAGTATGCCGGTTGATAAGAATTATAAAGATACATTTGCTGAGACTTTTATCAAAATTGATGCTGCCTTTTCGAGAAAAAATGAGATAGAGCTAGCTGTTTTAGCCGGAGCTGTTTTAGCACAAATCGCAATTAAGTATAATTTATATAGTTTTTGTGAACTTCTCGTACGCGCTGCTTTTTTTGGAAATCGAAGGCCAGCAGTAAGTGGGATATATCAAGTAATTGGTCAAACTCAATTGGATGATATGATAACAATCAGAGAAAGTACAAATGATGAGAAGAATATACAAACTTCAAGTATGACATTAGCAAAAGCATTAGAAACATCAGGTAATGCTTGGACGCCTGATGTTGCCAATGGATTCAACGGTTATGCAAAAACTATTGATGCAAGTATAAAAGAACTAAATGATGCAGTTAATAAAATTTGCAAAGCGAATAAGGTTTATTTCGAGGATTCCCAACTATTATGGTGGTTAACAGCTGGGTGGAGT
Proteins encoded:
- a CDS encoding GTPase-associated system all-helical protein GASH — encoded protein: MHSNFNDWFLEASITLRDDQLKNRWEGVEEISKKATKDDIINLVKIFYSMPVDKNYKDTFAETFIKIDAAFSRKNEIELAVLAGAVLAQIAIKYNLYSFCELLVRAAFFGNRRPAVSGIYQVIGQTQLDDMITIRESTNDEKNIQTSSMTLAKALETSGNAWTPDVANGFNGYAKTIDASIKELNDAVNKICKANKVYFEDSQLLWWLTAGWSKDLRCSYKLVNSLEACLIIGKEAAELVRIYPGPYSIEGVLYKVVEYCKKNTAKLDFSEVISQIDGEWKKRYNEKYDIPNMLELLPVTAALAYSENTESKNEWIHKYNHEACISVDEIKCAPFEYAVQMYFEVLAQKCYFDL
- a CDS encoding metallophosphoesterase, which encodes MSSISFVHLSDIHFTRYSGDAYDLDQDLRNELFRDINQNAKQNLTNIKGVLVCGDIAFCGQSPEYKVASEFLSEVCDSIGIPQEAVYCVPGNHDVDQSIPTKSAIIKTIQDKIAEAKTQVEIDRILTKYSRDTEFNNLLYAPIKCYNTEFAGKFKCYITPEKPTWEFDFEIGEKYTLRLFGLNSTVISNADDHASDVIGDRPMVIGQYQIPSRTDNGIYLTLCHHPPECWQDPGNYLKHRMDSRIQIQLYGHKHIQTIQKTEETLIICSGATHPTRGGEYWNPRYNWILLEVMTSQGADFLNVRVFPRVLDDKGDRFVADIELCQNKVYVEYQIPLPSESDELFKKSSALKAPPQEPSKEVDIKSLTYTFLSLPYVTRDKIIAKLFLGREEDEGFKHVEIIDTLLKRAEKKGCIQQLREEIENSRK